A single window of Archangium gephyra DNA harbors:
- a CDS encoding sensor histidine kinase, with translation MAEYRPLEGLPAPVLVVRDNHVVYANPALLTLLGVGLEEVRATDFLKLLARYAPADQSWLEPMQADYARGQGIPDTVWVRIREAGGQERTWCMRRGEGSWPGELLLMLFDAEGEASTRRLTEALVQTAGEMVRCRDEQTVLETAVEAIHRQGFFVTVLLLEGEMLVHGPMRQDPVQVAAAEMLYGQPIQEVRFPRASVPHLEEVLTRRKAAFHQDMLRALENFHPSELLAQMRRAHPLVRGLDAPIFVEGQPYGVLSVQGETLTPTSAATLELFARQVGGALENVRHHRLAALRLAELSRLQSELVAQERLTVLGEAAGVVAHEVRNPLGSILNAVAVLKRDKLGPVGTSAVEMLEEEATRLDAMVRDLLDVVRPLEPRPRPLNLGELARRTLELFHERRQLGTVKVTVDEAPGLPVIHADETLLQLALENLLRNAVQASPSGGQVRVAVESVPEGMSLTVEDQGPGVSSGDTQRIFEPFFTTRTTGTGLGLAVVRRVVLAHGGTVSVGQRHGGGARFELRLPLQLEPTPLPTAP, from the coding sequence ATGGCGGAGTACCGGCCGCTCGAGGGGCTCCCCGCTCCGGTCCTGGTGGTACGCGACAACCACGTGGTCTACGCCAACCCGGCACTGCTCACGTTGCTGGGCGTGGGCCTGGAGGAGGTGCGCGCCACCGATTTCCTCAAGCTGCTGGCCCGCTACGCGCCCGCGGATCAATCGTGGTTGGAGCCCATGCAGGCGGACTACGCGCGCGGGCAGGGAATTCCCGACACGGTATGGGTCCGCATCCGCGAGGCGGGAGGCCAGGAGCGCACCTGGTGCATGCGCCGGGGCGAGGGCTCGTGGCCCGGAGAGCTGCTGCTGATGCTGTTCGACGCCGAGGGCGAGGCCAGCACGCGGCGGCTCACCGAGGCACTCGTGCAGACGGCCGGTGAGATGGTGCGCTGCCGTGACGAGCAGACGGTGCTGGAGACGGCGGTGGAGGCCATCCACCGGCAGGGCTTCTTCGTGACGGTGCTGTTGCTCGAGGGGGAGATGCTCGTCCATGGGCCGATGCGGCAGGACCCCGTTCAGGTGGCCGCCGCCGAGATGCTCTACGGGCAGCCCATCCAGGAGGTGCGTTTTCCCCGCGCCAGCGTGCCCCACCTCGAGGAGGTGCTCACCCGGCGCAAGGCGGCCTTCCACCAGGACATGCTGCGGGCGCTGGAGAACTTCCATCCCTCGGAGCTGCTGGCGCAGATGCGGCGCGCCCACCCCCTCGTCCGGGGACTGGACGCCCCCATCTTCGTGGAGGGGCAGCCCTACGGGGTGCTGTCCGTCCAGGGCGAGACGCTGACGCCCACGAGCGCGGCCACGCTGGAGCTGTTCGCCCGGCAGGTGGGCGGAGCGCTGGAGAACGTGCGCCACCACCGGCTGGCGGCCCTGCGGCTGGCCGAGCTGTCACGGCTGCAGTCGGAGCTGGTGGCCCAGGAGCGGCTGACGGTGCTCGGCGAGGCGGCGGGCGTGGTGGCTCACGAGGTACGCAACCCGCTGGGCTCCATCCTCAACGCGGTGGCGGTGCTCAAGCGGGACAAGCTGGGCCCGGTGGGGACGAGCGCGGTGGAGATGCTGGAGGAGGAAGCCACGCGGCTGGACGCGATGGTGCGTGACCTGCTGGACGTGGTGCGTCCCCTGGAGCCCCGGCCGCGCCCGCTCAACCTGGGCGAGCTGGCCCGGCGCACGCTGGAGCTCTTCCACGAGCGGCGCCAGCTGGGCACCGTGAAGGTGACGGTGGACGAGGCGCCCGGCCTGCCGGTGATTCACGCGGACGAGACGCTGTTGCAGCTGGCGCTGGAGAACCTGTTGCGCAACGCGGTGCAGGCCTCGCCCTCGGGAGGGCAGGTGCGCGTGGCGGTGGAGAGCGTGCCGGAGGGCATGAGCCTCACCGTGGAGGACCAGGGCCCTGGCGTCTCCTCGGGGGACACCCAGCGCATCTTCGAGCCCTTCTTCACCACGCGCACCACGGGCACGGGCCTGGGCCTGGCCGTGGTGCGGCGGGTGGTGCTCGCCCATGGGGGCACGGTGTCGGTGGGCCAGCGGCACGGAGGCGGCGCGCGTTTCGAGCTGCGGCTGCCGCTCCAGCTGGAGCCCACGCCCCTTCCGACCGCCCCTTAG
- a CDS encoding THUMP domain-containing class I SAM-dependent RNA methyltransferase, which produces MPLQVTNVQQREHVFVPALPGLEPAVHAEAEALGFSSRPVDGGVELMGAPGLHQEANLRLRTASRVWLRLGRFTAADAGALSKGLAALPLGPVWDGRTVPRLSVVLHRARFKGPDAVLAAAARAWGLPSVERAGPLDEESSEGLTLLVRVEGDTCTVSADTSGEPMHRRGYRQEVSRAPLRETLAAGILVLAGYDGGEPLVDPMCGSGTFLIEGAWMSQRRAPGLGRAFAFERFPGFDAAAWSARKARAEAEALPSPRSAPRGYDINAGSLGTARRNARRAGVTLTLERQDVRTLAAPAGLGPGLVVVNPPYGKRVGEAEDLPGLYRAMGATFRRAFPGWRAAVLLPEDAGLVRALGLPEERNLPVRNGGLRCRLLLCPL; this is translated from the coding sequence ATGCCGCTTCAGGTGACGAACGTCCAACAGAGGGAGCACGTCTTCGTCCCGGCGCTGCCGGGGCTGGAGCCCGCCGTCCACGCCGAGGCCGAGGCCCTGGGCTTCTCGTCCCGTCCGGTGGACGGCGGCGTGGAGCTCATGGGCGCGCCGGGGCTGCACCAGGAGGCCAACCTGCGCCTGCGCACGGCGAGCCGCGTGTGGCTGCGCCTGGGACGCTTCACCGCGGCGGACGCTGGCGCCCTCTCCAAGGGCCTGGCGGCGCTGCCCCTGGGCCCGGTGTGGGACGGGCGGACGGTGCCGAGGCTCTCGGTGGTCCTTCACCGCGCGCGCTTCAAGGGGCCGGACGCGGTACTGGCCGCCGCGGCGCGGGCCTGGGGCCTGCCCTCGGTGGAGCGCGCGGGCCCGCTGGACGAGGAGTCCTCCGAGGGTCTCACCCTGCTGGTCCGCGTGGAGGGCGACACCTGCACGGTGAGCGCGGACACCAGCGGAGAGCCGATGCACCGGCGCGGGTACCGGCAGGAGGTGAGCCGGGCGCCCCTGCGCGAGACGCTCGCCGCGGGCATCCTGGTGCTGGCCGGGTATGACGGGGGGGAGCCGCTGGTGGACCCGATGTGTGGCTCGGGCACCTTCCTCATCGAGGGCGCGTGGATGTCCCAGCGGCGGGCGCCGGGGCTCGGGCGCGCGTTCGCCTTCGAGCGCTTCCCCGGCTTCGACGCGGCGGCCTGGAGCGCGCGCAAGGCGAGGGCGGAGGCGGAGGCCCTGCCCTCACCGCGCTCGGCCCCGCGGGGCTACGACATCAACGCGGGCTCGCTGGGCACGGCGCGGCGCAACGCCCGTCGGGCCGGGGTGACGCTCACGCTGGAGCGCCAGGACGTGCGCACGCTGGCGGCGCCCGCGGGGCTCGGGCCCGGGCTGGTGGTGGTGAATCCTCCCTACGGCAAGCGGGTGGGGGAGGCGGAGGACCTGCCGGGGCTGTACCGGGCGATGGGCGCCACCTTCCGGCGGGCCTTCCCGGGCTGGCGCGCCGCCGTGCTGCTCCCGGAGGACGCGGGCCTCGTCCGTGCGCTGGGCCTGCCCGAGGAGCGCAATCTCCCGGTGCGCAACGGCGGCCTGCGCTGCCGCCTCCTGCTGTGCCCGCTCTAA
- a CDS encoding oxidoreductase, with amino-acid sequence MSAAVTTARNRPKEYEVTVSEVRLETHDTATLSLDFGPERPEYKAGQFLNLDPHQFPALGRFAAYLQEHKGRKEPARSYSLASAPHEPLVAITVKDEDYIPGFTRYPPLLSPYLVHAPLTGSRMKVLGFMGPYVLPDDVEERTDHLVHVVAGSGAVPNFSIIKDALHRGLKPRHTVICSNKTWGDILYREAFEALERAHPDKLRVVHTLTREMDESRFSAAVRKGRISEALLEELIPDRATCLVYVCGPAITPWDRRKALETRTPATPRFMEAVLGHLHTIGLEDKRIKRESYG; translated from the coding sequence ATGAGCGCAGCCGTGACGACCGCCCGCAACCGCCCCAAGGAGTACGAGGTGACGGTGAGCGAGGTGCGCCTGGAGACGCACGACACCGCCACCCTCTCTCTGGACTTCGGCCCGGAGCGCCCCGAGTACAAGGCCGGCCAGTTCCTCAACCTGGATCCGCACCAGTTCCCCGCCCTGGGCCGCTTCGCCGCCTACCTCCAGGAGCACAAGGGCCGCAAGGAGCCCGCGCGCTCGTACTCGCTCGCCTCCGCGCCGCACGAGCCCCTGGTGGCCATCACCGTGAAGGACGAGGACTACATCCCCGGCTTCACCCGCTACCCGCCCCTGCTCTCGCCCTACCTCGTCCACGCGCCGCTCACCGGCTCGCGGATGAAGGTGTTGGGCTTCATGGGGCCCTATGTCCTGCCGGACGACGTGGAGGAGCGCACGGACCACCTCGTCCACGTCGTCGCCGGCTCCGGCGCGGTGCCCAACTTCTCCATCATCAAGGACGCCCTGCACCGGGGCCTCAAGCCGCGCCACACCGTCATCTGCTCCAACAAGACGTGGGGCGACATCCTCTACCGCGAGGCCTTCGAGGCGCTCGAGCGCGCCCACCCGGACAAGCTGCGCGTGGTGCACACCCTCACCCGGGAGATGGACGAGTCGCGCTTCAGCGCCGCCGTGCGCAAGGGCCGCATCAGCGAGGCCCTGTTGGAGGAGCTCATCCCGGACCGGGCCACGTGCCTCGTCTACGTGTGCGGCCCGGCCATCACCCCGTGGGACCGGCGCAAGGCGCTGGAGACGCGCACCCCCGCCACGCCGCGCTTCATGGAGGCGGTGCTCGGCCACCTCCACACGATTGGCCTCGAGGACAAGCGCATCAAGCGGGAGTCGTACGGGTAG
- a CDS encoding class I SAM-dependent methyltransferase, whose amino-acid sequence MRKLKQVNHLVGLVRPAMEDVQSRHGAPVVVDAGSGNAYLGFILYELFLKDAEAGTLLSVEGRPELTQRAKERAGRLGFGRMEFQTAHLEEAQWPERIHVLMALHACDTATDDALAVAIQKGADYVAVVPCCQAEVAQQLKESKQAVDATLALLYQHAWHRREFGSHLTNVIRALTLEAFGYQVTVTELTGWEHSLKNELILGRRVHRENRQARAKLESLLGSFGVRPKLARVLGVEPRSPTSQPTPPEATRTTPA is encoded by the coding sequence CTGCGCAAGCTCAAGCAGGTCAACCACCTGGTGGGCCTGGTGCGGCCGGCCATGGAGGACGTGCAGTCGCGGCATGGCGCGCCCGTGGTGGTGGACGCGGGCAGCGGCAACGCGTACCTGGGCTTCATCCTCTACGAGCTGTTCCTCAAGGACGCCGAGGCGGGCACGCTGCTGAGCGTGGAGGGGCGGCCGGAGCTGACGCAGCGGGCGAAGGAGCGGGCCGGGCGGCTGGGCTTCGGGCGGATGGAGTTCCAGACGGCGCACCTGGAAGAGGCGCAGTGGCCCGAGCGCATCCACGTGCTCATGGCGCTGCACGCGTGCGACACGGCGACGGACGACGCGCTGGCGGTGGCCATCCAGAAGGGCGCGGACTACGTGGCGGTGGTGCCATGCTGTCAGGCCGAGGTGGCCCAGCAGCTCAAGGAGAGCAAGCAGGCCGTGGACGCGACGCTGGCGCTGCTCTACCAGCACGCGTGGCACCGGCGGGAGTTCGGCAGCCACCTCACCAACGTCATCCGCGCGCTGACGCTGGAGGCCTTCGGCTACCAGGTGACGGTGACGGAGCTGACGGGCTGGGAGCACTCGCTGAAGAACGAGCTGATTCTGGGCCGGCGCGTGCACCGGGAGAACCGGCAGGCGCGCGCGAAGCTGGAGTCGCTGCTGGGCTCCTTCGGGGTGCGGCCCAAGCTGGCGCGGGTGCTGGGCGTGGAGCCCAGGAGTCCCACGTCGCAGCCCACGCCTCCCGAGGCTACCCGTACGACTCCCGCTTGA
- a CDS encoding NifU family protein produces MSVNIQLEWTPNPSTLKYVVDRRLVSSGAVNITSKQAAEEKSPLAVKLMGIKGVMAVMVGSNFVTVTKGDEGEWDELNDAVMATLDEHLTAGLPSVNEEALAAARTATGAGGSVEARIQDILDAEIRPAVAQDGGDITLDRFEEGIVYLHMKGSCAGCPSSTATLKMGIETRLRELVPEVNEVVSV; encoded by the coding sequence ATGTCGGTGAACATCCAGCTCGAGTGGACGCCCAACCCCAGCACGCTGAAGTACGTGGTGGATCGGCGGCTCGTGTCGTCCGGTGCGGTGAACATCACGAGCAAGCAGGCGGCCGAGGAGAAGTCGCCGCTGGCGGTCAAGCTCATGGGCATCAAGGGCGTGATGGCGGTGATGGTGGGCAGCAACTTCGTCACCGTCACCAAGGGCGACGAGGGCGAGTGGGACGAGCTGAACGACGCGGTGATGGCCACGCTGGACGAGCACCTGACGGCGGGGCTGCCGTCGGTGAACGAGGAGGCGCTGGCGGCGGCGCGCACGGCGACGGGCGCGGGCGGCTCGGTGGAGGCGCGCATCCAGGACATCCTGGACGCGGAGATCCGGCCGGCGGTGGCGCAGGACGGCGGCGACATCACCCTGGACCGCTTCGAGGAGGGCATCGTCTACCTGCACATGAAGGGCTCGTGCGCGGGCTGCCCCTCGTCCACGGCGACGTTGAAGATGGGAATCGAGACGCGCCTGCGTGAGCTCGTCCCCGAGGTCAACGAAGTGGTGTCCGTCTGA
- a CDS encoding DUF2378 family protein, protein MESPSLLAQAPRLATQPRIPSSVFEGLFVRGLEPNSQLARALVTEGYDPKCPEVDYPVQVWKRCVALARDLAYGELSDADAYRILGRKLTEGFADTLVGRVAAVALPMIGAARVVERLPRYLAMMGRPDLDVQLVPVGERARRITIPDTHNRPEFIAGALEVALERAHVQPIVSVEDRSHLGFRLLVRW, encoded by the coding sequence ATGGAGAGCCCGAGTCTGCTGGCGCAGGCCCCCAGATTGGCAACGCAGCCGCGCATCCCATCGAGTGTCTTCGAGGGCCTCTTCGTCCGGGGACTGGAGCCGAACAGCCAGCTGGCCCGGGCCCTGGTCACCGAGGGGTATGACCCCAAGTGCCCCGAGGTGGACTACCCGGTGCAGGTGTGGAAGCGGTGCGTGGCGCTGGCCAGGGACCTGGCCTATGGGGAGCTGAGTGACGCGGACGCCTACCGCATCCTCGGCCGCAAGCTGACCGAGGGCTTCGCGGACACGCTGGTGGGCCGGGTGGCCGCGGTGGCGCTGCCCATGATTGGCGCGGCACGCGTGGTGGAGCGGCTGCCGCGCTACCTCGCGATGATGGGGCGGCCGGACCTGGACGTGCAGCTGGTGCCGGTGGGCGAGCGCGCCCGGCGCATCACCATCCCCGACACGCACAACCGCCCGGAGTTCATCGCCGGCGCGCTCGAGGTGGCGCTGGAGCGGGCCCACGTGCAGCCCATCGTCAGCGTGGAGGATCGCTCGCACCTGGGCTTCCGCCTCCTCGTGCGCTGGTAG
- a CDS encoding GNAT family N-acetyltransferase, producing MSDTLPPTLRIHRAITEVPRGAWDALLDDAGRPFLEWAFLAALEESGSVGPHVGWHPHHLTLWRGSRLVAAAPAYLKDDSHGEFVADGAWATAAERLGVRYYPKLVLAVPFTPVTGRRLLVAPGEDRPAREAELARAALEYARARGFSSVHVLFPTEAETHALEAAGYAVRLGVQYQWRNPGYGSFEDFLGRFHTRRRNQLRRELRAPAAQGLTLRTLRGDALAGVDPDDLYRLYAATVDKYPWGVRFLTRDFFARMLATFPHACEVVEARREGRLVAGAFNLVGPRTLYGRYWGCFEEHPFLHFNVCLYHPVADAIARGLERFEPGAGGEHKLTRGFEPGLTWSAHLLFHPGVDRAVRSFLEHERAAVLAGLPRWRAETGFKRGPLVPPTR from the coding sequence ATGTCCGACACGCTGCCGCCCACCCTGCGCATCCATCGCGCCATCACCGAGGTTCCCCGGGGAGCCTGGGACGCGCTGCTCGACGACGCGGGCCGGCCCTTCCTGGAGTGGGCCTTCCTCGCGGCGCTGGAGGAGAGTGGCAGTGTGGGGCCCCATGTGGGCTGGCACCCCCACCACCTCACGCTGTGGAGGGGCTCCCGGCTGGTGGCGGCGGCCCCCGCGTACCTCAAGGACGACAGCCACGGCGAGTTCGTCGCGGACGGGGCCTGGGCCACCGCCGCCGAGCGGCTGGGCGTGCGCTACTACCCCAAGCTGGTGCTGGCCGTGCCCTTCACCCCCGTCACCGGCCGCCGGCTGCTGGTGGCCCCCGGCGAGGACCGGCCCGCCCGGGAGGCGGAGCTGGCCCGCGCCGCCCTGGAGTACGCCCGGGCCCGGGGCTTCTCCAGCGTCCACGTCCTCTTCCCCACCGAGGCGGAGACCCATGCCCTGGAGGCCGCCGGTTACGCGGTGCGTCTGGGCGTGCAGTACCAGTGGCGCAACCCGGGCTACGGCTCCTTCGAGGACTTCCTGGGCCGCTTCCACACCCGGCGGCGCAACCAGCTTCGCCGGGAGCTGCGCGCCCCGGCCGCCCAGGGCCTCACCCTGCGCACCCTCCGGGGCGACGCCCTGGCCGGAGTGGACCCGGACGACCTTTACCGCCTGTATGCCGCCACGGTGGACAAGTACCCATGGGGGGTGCGCTTCCTCACCCGGGACTTCTTCGCGCGGATGCTGGCCACCTTCCCCCACGCCTGTGAGGTGGTGGAGGCCCGCCGCGAGGGCCGGCTGGTGGCGGGCGCCTTCAACCTGGTGGGGCCCCGGACGCTCTATGGCCGGTATTGGGGCTGCTTCGAGGAGCACCCCTTCCTCCACTTCAACGTGTGCCTCTACCACCCGGTGGCGGACGCCATCGCCCGGGGGCTGGAGCGCTTCGAGCCGGGCGCGGGCGGGGAGCACAAGCTCACCCGGGGGTTCGAGCCGGGCCTCACCTGGAGCGCTCACTTGCTCTTCCACCCGGGGGTCGACCGGGCTGTACGCTCCTTCCTGGAGCACGAACGGGCGGCCGTGCTGGCTGGCCTGCCCCGGTGGCGGGCCGAAACAGGATTCAAGCGGGGGCCGTTGGTGCCCCCTACTCGTTAG
- a CDS encoding ATP-dependent Clp protease adaptor ClpS, which translates to MSREKYDPDSNVVTETVPQKKLKRPTLYKVLLHNDNYTTREFVVAVLKEVFHKSEADAVQIMLHVHYNGIGVAGVYTFEVAETKIRTVEAAARENGFPLRLSMEPEEG; encoded by the coding sequence ATGTCCCGAGAGAAGTACGACCCGGATTCCAACGTTGTCACGGAGACGGTACCGCAGAAGAAGCTCAAGCGGCCCACCCTCTACAAGGTACTGCTGCACAACGACAACTACACGACCCGGGAGTTCGTGGTGGCCGTCTTGAAGGAGGTCTTCCACAAATCCGAAGCGGACGCCGTGCAGATCATGCTGCACGTTCATTACAACGGAATCGGCGTGGCTGGCGTTTATACGTTCGAGGTCGCCGAGACGAAGATACGGACCGTGGAGGCGGCGGCGCGGGAGAATGGCTTCCCGCTGCGCCTCTCGATGGAACCAGAGGAAGGTTGA